A stretch of Sphingomonas sp. JUb134 DNA encodes these proteins:
- a CDS encoding TIM44-like domain-containing protein — MKSFKIGNLGAIAAGLAVAAMLVVPDDADARRRGSFGSRGARTYDAPATTTVAPKSTAPVQRSMTEKPAASSPAAQAGRAAPARRGGMGRGLLGGLIAGGLIGALLGGGLGSLAGAGMLMALLQVALIGGLVWFLFRMFRRKPALAGAHGGAMASPFAGFQPQPAPQQPFSQGFRSAAVAPRSADIDIVDADRHDFERLLIEVQDAFSKEDFAGLRARTTPEVMSYFAEELSQNATAGRRNSVFGTALIDAEVSEAWREEDADYATIAMRYESIDVMLDRSSGAVVEGDPERPSQAVELWTFKRGAEGQWRLSAIQEA; from the coding sequence ATGAAGTCCTTCAAGATCGGCAACCTGGGCGCCATCGCGGCCGGTCTCGCCGTGGCAGCGATGCTCGTCGTTCCCGATGATGCGGACGCGCGCCGGAGAGGAAGCTTCGGCAGCCGCGGCGCCCGCACCTATGACGCACCGGCCACCACCACGGTGGCCCCCAAGTCCACGGCTCCGGTGCAGCGCTCGATGACGGAGAAGCCGGCTGCTTCAAGCCCGGCGGCGCAGGCCGGCAGGGCCGCTCCTGCCAGGCGGGGCGGCATGGGAAGGGGCCTGCTTGGCGGCCTCATCGCGGGCGGACTGATCGGGGCGCTGCTCGGCGGCGGCCTGGGTTCGCTTGCCGGCGCAGGGATGCTCATGGCGCTGCTCCAGGTCGCCCTGATCGGCGGCCTCGTCTGGTTCCTGTTCCGCATGTTCCGTCGCAAGCCCGCGCTCGCCGGGGCGCATGGCGGCGCGATGGCGTCCCCGTTTGCCGGCTTCCAGCCGCAGCCGGCGCCGCAGCAGCCCTTCTCCCAGGGCTTTCGCAGCGCCGCCGTGGCGCCGCGCAGCGCGGACATCGACATCGTCGACGCGGACCGGCACGACTTCGAGCGGCTGCTGATCGAGGTGCAGGACGCCTTCTCCAAGGAGGATTTCGCGGGCCTGCGCGCGCGGACCACGCCGGAGGTGATGTCCTATTTCGCCGAGGAACTCAGCCAGAACGCCACCGCCGGTCGGCGCAACAGCGTCTTCGGGACCGCATTGATCGACGCGGAGGTGTCGGAGGCCTGGCGCGAGGAGGACGCCGACTACGCCACCATTGCGATGCGGTATGAGAGCATCGACGTGATGCTCGACCGGAGCAGCGGCGCCGTGGTGGAGGGGGACCCGGAGCGGCCGAGCCAGGCGGTCGAGCTGTGGACCTTCAAGCGCGGGGCCGAAGGCCAGTGGCGCCTGTCGGCGATCCAGGAAGCCTGA
- a CDS encoding cystathionine gamma-synthase family protein has product MSGSSNPETEAEITGATTRRRPRPEILEVGGRRLSPSTLMMGHAYDPALSEGSLKPPIFLTSTFVFENAAAGKRHFEGVTGKRPGGVDGLVYSRFNGPNQEILEDRLGIWEDAEDALVFSSGMSAIATLMLALVKPGDVIVHSAPLYAATETLIGRILGRFGVTFLDFPAGATEEEIATVIGRAKAQGNVSLIYLESPANPTNALVDIEAVSRVRDRLLGDTVPPIAIDNTFLGPLWQQPLRHGADLVVYSLTKYAGGHSDLVAGGISGAKKWIDPVRMMRNTIGTICDPNTAWMLLRSLETLELRMSRAGENAAKVCAFLRDHAKVESVGYLGFLKEGSRQADIYQRHCSGAGSTFSLYLKGGERESFAFLDNLKIAKLAVSLGGTETLASCPAAMTHLSVPDQRKQDLGITDNLVRISIGVENAEDLIADFDQALNAV; this is encoded by the coding sequence ATGAGCGGATCATCGAACCCCGAAACCGAAGCCGAGATCACCGGGGCCACGACCCGCCGCCGGCCACGGCCGGAGATATTGGAGGTGGGCGGCCGCCGCCTTTCCCCTTCCACGCTGATGATGGGTCACGCCTATGATCCGGCGCTGTCCGAAGGCTCGCTGAAGCCGCCGATCTTCCTGACCTCGACCTTCGTGTTCGAGAATGCCGCGGCCGGCAAGCGCCACTTCGAAGGGGTGACCGGCAAGCGGCCGGGCGGGGTCGACGGCCTCGTCTACTCGCGCTTCAACGGGCCGAACCAGGAGATCCTCGAGGATCGGCTGGGCATCTGGGAAGATGCGGAGGACGCGCTGGTCTTTTCCTCCGGCATGTCGGCGATCGCGACGCTGATGCTGGCGCTGGTGAAGCCGGGTGACGTGATCGTGCATTCCGCCCCGCTCTATGCCGCGACCGAAACCCTGATCGGCCGCATCCTCGGCCGCTTCGGCGTGACCTTCCTCGATTTCCCGGCGGGCGCCACCGAGGAAGAGATCGCCACCGTGATCGGGCGGGCAAAGGCGCAGGGCAACGTCTCGCTGATCTATCTCGAGAGTCCGGCCAATCCCACCAACGCGCTGGTCGACATTGAGGCGGTCTCCCGCGTGCGCGACCGGCTGCTGGGCGATACCGTGCCGCCGATCGCGATCGACAACACCTTCCTCGGCCCGCTTTGGCAGCAGCCGCTGCGGCATGGCGCGGACCTGGTGGTCTACAGCCTGACCAAATATGCGGGCGGCCATTCGGACCTGGTCGCGGGCGGCATTTCGGGCGCCAAGAAGTGGATCGATCCGGTTCGCATGATGCGCAACACCATCGGCACGATCTGCGATCCGAACACTGCCTGGATGCTGCTGCGCAGCCTGGAGACGCTGGAATTGCGGATGAGCCGCGCCGGCGAGAATGCGGCCAAGGTCTGCGCCTTTCTGCGCGATCATGCCAAGGTGGAAAGCGTCGGCTACCTTGGGTTCCTGAAGGAAGGGAGCCGTCAGGCGGACATCTACCAGCGCCATTGCAGCGGTGCCGGATCGACCTTCTCGCTGTACCTGAAGGGCGGCGAGCGCGAGAGCTTTGCCTTCCTCGACAACCTCAAGATCGCGAAGCTCGCGGTGAGCCTGGGCGGTACGGAGACGCTCGCTTCCTGTCCGGCGGCGATGACGCATCTGTCGGTTCCGGACCAGCGCAAGCAGGACCTGGGCATCACGGACAACCTCGTGCGCATCTCCATCGGCGTCGAGAATGCCGAGGACCTCATCGCCGACTTCGACCAGGCACTGAACGCGGTGTGA